A window of Scomber scombrus chromosome 23, fScoSco1.1, whole genome shotgun sequence contains these coding sequences:
- the LOC134006319 gene encoding butyrophilin subfamily 1 member A1-like: protein MSAHLLLAVLLCCAALANSKKIPAFAGQTVLLPCHITVSDDLPTVEWSKEGLAQPNIAFLYRDGCETHAMKNPVFQYRTHLIMNELKNGDVSLMISIVQLSDAGKYICKTLQGSSQQVVATLELVVRAVPEPKLSIISVKGGEVTLQCGVDCCQPEPEIMFVDDNGHTISAENPRRNPSGRCFNITRRVTVPTTTNSVTCRVHHPEINQTRVKGINIPAVFTESCALSIGITVLLTIWFFVCGLGFVAFLRKKFVEKQKDTADDFRSGCGDVVGQQNQPTIDDSVPRMSPDTPKPDNLPPDYSPKAKRFSDVKNPKPAATTKSNPPRSRDLPLNHDSKPGPLSQTGSSALAPLIQRCSPNILTDDAAVSPVSSSASTSGEGHLVRSKSVSESRSGQNIYRFQRRNTFSVNRYAPLENLPEE, encoded by the exons ATGTCTGCTCATCTTCTCCTGGCTGTTTTGCTGTGTTGTGCAG CTTTGGCAAATAGCAAGAAGATCCCGGCCTTCGCTGGCCAAACAGTTCTACTACCATGCCACATCACCGTCAGCGATGACCTCCCGACAGTCGAGTGGTCTAAGGAAGGTCTGGCCCAACCCAACATCGCCTTCTTGTACCGCGATGGCTGTGAGACCCACGCAATGAAGAACCCAGTCTTCCAGTATAGGACGCACCTCATCATGAACGAACTGAAAAATGGAGACGTCTCGCTGATGATTTCCATTGTGCAGTTGTCTGATGCAGGAAAATACATATGTAAGACACTCCAGGGGAGCAGCCAACAGGTTGTAGCAACTCTGGAGCTCGTTGTCC GTGCAGTTCCTGAGCCAAAACTCTCAATCATTTCAGTTAAGGGTGGTGAAGTGACTCTACAGTGTGGAGTGGACTGCTGTCAGCCAGAGCCTGAGATAATGTTTGTGGATGATAATGGTCACACCATCAGTGCAGAAAACCCACGGAGAAACCCGTCAGGGAGATGTTTCAACATCACAAGGAGAGTGACTGTGCCAACTACAACCAACag CGTCACCTGCAGAGTTCACCATCCGGAGATAAACCAGACCAGGGTCAAAGGAATCAACATACCAG CTGTCTTCACGGAGTCCTGCGCTCTATCCATCGGCATCACTGTTCTACTGACCATATGGTTTTTTGTCTGTGGATTAGGCTTTGTTGCCTTTTTACGGAAGAAATTCG tggagaaacaaaaagacacagCTGATGACTTCCGATCTGGATGCGGTGATGTTGTTGGTCAGCAGAACCAGCCTACGATTGACGATAGTGTTCCCAGAATGTCACCGGACACTCCAAAACCTGATAACCTTCCCCCTGACTACAGCCCTAAGGCAAAAAGGTTTTCTGATGTCAAGAATCCAAAACCAGCGGCCACGACCAAAAGCAACCCTCCAAGATCTCGTGATTTACCCCTGAACCATGATTCAAAACCTGGCCCATTAAGTCAAACTGGTAGTTCAGCACTCGCCCCTTTGATCCAAAGATGCAGTCCAAATATTTTGACAGATGATGCTGCTGTGTCGCCCGTTTCTTCTTCAGCCAGCACTTCAGGGGAAGGACATTTGGTTCGTTCGAAGAGCGTTTCTGAGTCTCGGTCTGGTCAAAACATCTACCGGTTCCAACGTAGAAATACATTCTCAGTTAACCGATACGCTCCACTGGAAAATTTACCTGAAGAGTAA
- the LOC134005932 gene encoding junctional adhesion molecule A-like, with product MEIALLYLMLSATVNILPNRSQFFGYESISLSCGTPANSSSWKLKRNTTSQTSVSCNSGWGMSKQSSCFIEDAYPSDSGVYWCESERGCSDSINITVTVGMVILESPTLPVTEGDKVELLCSYKDEKTKKPVSNVTATFYKDGAFIGSQPTGKMLFPAVSSSDSGLYGCAIPSKGRSPQSWMDVTAHAASPPLLPTPRIVTITLLAIVYIVLIIVCVKVHRRWAQARAEAKKITFDDPSRK from the exons ATGGAGATCGCCTTACTCTACCTAATGCTCT CCGCCACAGTGAACATTCTTCCCAATAGATCTCAGTTCTTTGGGTACGAATCCATCTCTCTGAGCTGTGGAACTCCGGCAAACTCCAGCAGCTGGAAACTGAAGAGAAACACCACCTCTCAGACTTCAGTTTCATGCAACTCCGGCTGGGGAATGTCAAAACAGTCCTCCTGCTTCATTGAAGACGCCTACCCATCAGACAGCGGAGTTTATTGGTGTGAGTCTGAGCGTGGGTGCAGCGATTCCATCAACATCACTGTGACAG ttggCATGGTGATCCTGGAGAGCCCTACACTTCCTGTGACTGAAGGAGACAAGGTGGAACTTCTCTGTTCCTATAAagatgaaaagaccaaaaaaccTGTGTCTAATGTTACTGCAACGTTCTACAAAGATGGTGCTTTCATCGGGTCTCAGCCTACGGGAAAGATGCTTTTTCCAGCGGTATCCAGTTCAGACAGCGGCTTATATGGGTGTGCAATACCCTCAAAAGGAAGGTCACCACAGAGCTGGATGGATGTTACAG CCCATGCTGCGTCTCCTCCACTTTTGCCGACACCCAGGATAGTGACTATCACCCTGCTTGCCATTGTGTACATTGTGCTGATCATAGTGTGCGTAAAGGTACACCGACGCTGGGCTCAAG CTAGAGCTGAAGCAAAGAAAATAACTTTTGATGACCCTTCAAGGAAGTGA
- the LOC134005930 gene encoding low affinity immunoglobulin gamma Fc region receptor II-b-like, which produces MEITTLCTIVAALRIVPDRTQFFQYESVSLSCGEHENSSEWIVKRNTSRNLNEQCARKPNESHCFFDVLYPMDSGVYWCESGAGECRDAVNITVTGGSVILESPVFPVQKGEAVTLRCTNDEKTTSSSNLTAEFYRDGLFIGSSSTGNMTIHNVSKSDEGLYKCNISGAGQSPDSWLAVRDEAEHPEYLRPPFAHILVPVVGICLLLASVMLFCQWRNHPEMCKIHPGCSSVTCCCAAAKTDCEVSYIDVTITQDVQPKRDKETDSTIYSTLQLGATSQETAEPPLKSIN; this is translated from the exons ATGGAGATAACAACACTGTGCACCATTGTTG CTGCTCTGAGAATCGTTCCTGACCGAACTCAGTTCTTTCAGTATGAGTCTGTCTCTCTGAGCTGTGGGGAGCACGAAAACTCCTCCGAATGGATAGTTAAGAGAAACACATCCCGTAACTTAAATGAACAGTGTGCAAGAAAACCAAATGAATCCCACTGCTTCTTTGACGTCCTTTACCCCATGGACAGTGGAGTTTACTGGTGTGAGTCTGGAGCAGGAGAGTGCCGCGATGCTGTCAACATCACTGTGACTG GTGGATCTGTGATCCTGGAGAGTCCAGTCTTCCCTGTGCAGAAAGGAGAAGCTGTGACTCTGCGTTGTACTAATGACGAAAAGACAACATCTTCGTCCAACCTAACCGCTGAATTTTATAGAGATGGTCTCTTCATCGGGAGCAGCTCTACAGGAAACATGACCATCCACAATGTTTCTAAATCTGATGAAGGGCTCTACAAGTGTAACATCTCCGGAGCTGGACAATCACCAGACAGCTGGCTGGctgtcagag ATGAAGCTGAACATCCTGAATATTTGCGCCCCCCTTTTGCACACATTCTGGTTCCTGTGGTTGGCATCTGCCTCTTGCTGGCATCCGTGATGCTGTTCTGCCAATGGAGGAACCACCCAG aaatgtgcaaaatccaCCCGGGGTGTAGCAGTGTGACGTGTTGTTGTGCTGCAGCTAAAACTGACTGTGAAGTGTCGTACATTGATGTCACCATCACACAGGACGTGCAGCCAAAGAGGGACAAag AAACAGATTCAACTATATACTCTACACTCCAACTAGGAGCCACCTCACAGGAAACAGCAGAACCACCGTTGAAGTCTATTAATTAG
- the LOC134006321 gene encoding CD276 antigen-like, whose amino-acid sequence MKISSYIRRTELFTEGLRRGNISLKIINVTLTDEGIYRCFIPKLRSRSRASTVELVIKPNSDQTWTTEMPLHPRNLQTQDPTEDTFIRGGQASRSRLSLVWVLCVLLILSFGIRGYTLLEERLKQKSERKDKESFLNWELNLN is encoded by the exons ATGAAGATCTCATCTTACATCAGAAGGACGGAGCTGTTCACAGAGGGACTGAGACGAGGCAACATATCGCTCAAGATCATTAACGTGACGCTCACAGACGAAGGAATATACAGGTGTTTCATCCCGAAGTTAAGGAGCAGGAGTCGGGCTTCAACTGTTGAACTTGTTATCA AACCAAACTCTGATCAAACCTGGACAACAGAGATGCCACTGCATCCCAGAAATCTACAAACCCAAGATCCGACAGAAGATACTTTCATTAGAG GTGGTCAGGCCAGTCGGAGCAGACTGAGCCTGGTTTGGGTCTTGTGCGTCTTGCTGATCTTGAGTTTTGGAATCAGAGGATACACACTTCTAGAGGAGCgtctaaaacaaaaaa GTGAACGTAAAGACAAAGAGTCTTTTCTAAACTGGGAATTAAACCTCAATTGA